Proteins found in one Coffea eugenioides isolate CCC68of chromosome 5, Ceug_1.0, whole genome shotgun sequence genomic segment:
- the LOC113771051 gene encoding uncharacterized protein LOC113771051, translated as MAWNNRRGVRGRNSDRMRQDEEDEALLLMSASLMLMHPSLAHIRNNQPIPQHDGSITNRQWVERLLNGHHRRSIDNMRITVDNFLQLLDLLVKRQYVPHNYQQPEIIRLGDQTTVYPRIANSTNFYPWFKNAVGAMDGTHISACPLTGEQMAYTNWHGFQSQNVMAMCDHDMRFIYVYAGWERSAHDAQVLESALAYPSDFPLPQPGNYYLVDAAYRNVPGFMPPYKNVGPKSPAKSLFNTRHSQLRNIIEHTFGVLKKRFKFLKGPIDNFYMSTQITIVIACCALHNFLRMHQPEDDHFQRFEVEDVHLNEEPPFALNVSPAELAEWKAKRDYIATQMYAARGRRRR; from the exons ATGGCATGGAACAACCGCCGGGGTGTTAGGGGACGCAATTCAGATCGCATGAGACAAGATGAGGAAGATGAGGCCTTACTACTTATGAGTGCCTCGTTAATGTTAATGCATCCGTCTCTTGCACACATAAGGAACAATCAACCAATTCCGCAACATGATGGCTCAATCACCAATAGACAATGGGTGGAGCGATTACTGAACGGTCATCATAGACGATCAATAGACAACATGCGTATCACAGTTGATAATTTTCTGCAACTTTTAGATCTCCTTGTGAAGCGCCAGTACGTTCCACACAACTACCAACAGC CTGAAATAATACGATTGGGTGACCAGACTACAGTTTATCCACGAATTGCAAACTCAACAAATTTTTATCCGTGGTTCAAG AATGCCGTAGGAGCAATGGATGGCACCCACATCTCAGCTTGTCCTTTGACAGGCGAGCAAATGGCATATACAAATTGGCACGGGTTTCAATCACAGAATGTTATGGCAATGTGTGACCATGACATGCGCTTCATCTATGTGTATGCTGGATGGGAGAGAAGTGCACATGATGCGCAAGTATTGGAGTCAGCATTAGCATATCCGTCCGATTTTCCACTGCCGCAACCTG GCAACTACTACTTAGTTGATGCGGCATATAGGAATGTTCCTGGCTTCATGCCCCCGTATAAAAACGTGGGCCCCAAATCACCGGCAAAGAGCTTGTTCAATACTCGGCATTCACAGCTTCGAAATATCATTGAGCATACGTTCGGTGTGCTAAAGAAAAGATTCAAATTTTTAAAGGGTCCGATAGATAATTTCTACATGAGCACTCAAATAACTATAGTCATTGCTTGTTGTGCGCTACACAACTTTTTAAGGATGCACCAGCCAGAAGATGACCATTTTCAACGGTTTGAAGTAGAGGATGTGCATTTAAATGAAGAGCCGCCGTTCGCATTGAACGTATCTCCTGCAGAGCTTGCGGAATGGAAAGCTAAGCGAGACTACATAGCGACTCAAATGTACGCAGCACGGGGGCGACGACGCCGCTAG